In Haloterrigena turkmenica DSM 5511, a single genomic region encodes these proteins:
- a CDS encoding Rieske (2Fe-2S) protein → MHELTTVETVHDEGSWLFTVRDQYGERDEVILVPCEDGVEHGSTSGQATLDDSVEAWINRCTHEAQRFDTGRGVPMREGQIICPKHGSMFDSCSGYCDNGEAVDTTLPSVDISVRNDGRIVLTDDEFTFVGEGGIDDNEGDGDDDPTSTSHIGF, encoded by the coding sequence ATGCACGAACTGACGACCGTGGAGACGGTCCACGACGAGGGGTCGTGGCTGTTCACGGTGCGGGACCAGTACGGCGAACGGGACGAAGTCATCCTCGTTCCCTGTGAAGACGGTGTCGAGCACGGCTCGACGAGCGGTCAGGCGACACTCGACGACAGTGTCGAGGCGTGGATCAACCGCTGTACGCACGAAGCCCAGCGCTTCGATACGGGCCGGGGCGTCCCGATGCGCGAGGGTCAGATCATCTGTCCGAAACACGGCTCGATGTTCGATTCCTGTTCGGGCTACTGCGACAACGGCGAGGCCGTCGACACGACGCTCCCGTCGGTCGACATCTCGGTGCGAAACGACGGCAGGATCGTACTCACCGACGACGAGTTCACGTTCGTCGGCGAGGGCGGGATCGACGACAACGAGGGCGACGGCGACGACGATCCCACCTCGACGTCCCACATCGGCTTTTGA
- a CDS encoding class I SAM-dependent methyltransferase, with the protein MEVPCVRAPREEGEATRQRLADADLIDDEYELTVDDGSLYIPVTDPDAVPAAFDVVSRPLEERETQTTPADLLGFEPSYERLGRAALLDEDDDERAREIADAIVASDLPLETVLNKASKVKGETRVRDWEVLAGADTEVVHREYGCEFLLDLAEVYFSPRLATERNRVVEQVTADEHVFDMFAGVGPFVIPFAKRGAECVGVDVNPEAIDYLRENARRNGVEDRVTATCDDVREVAPGYEGWADRIVMNLPHSADEFLEAAVTVAGDDCVLHYYDIQHEDDPFGPGERAIREAAEPTYDVSVETERVVRSYAPHELNVCLDVRLER; encoded by the coding sequence ATGGAAGTGCCGTGCGTCCGCGCGCCGCGCGAGGAGGGGGAAGCCACGCGTCAGCGACTCGCGGACGCGGACCTGATCGACGACGAGTACGAACTGACCGTCGACGACGGCAGCCTCTACATCCCGGTCACTGACCCCGACGCGGTCCCCGCAGCGTTCGACGTCGTCTCTCGGCCGCTCGAGGAGCGCGAGACACAGACGACGCCCGCGGACCTGCTCGGCTTCGAGCCGTCCTACGAGCGACTGGGCCGCGCGGCGCTGCTCGACGAGGACGACGACGAGCGCGCCCGCGAAATCGCCGACGCGATCGTCGCGTCGGATCTGCCCCTCGAGACGGTCCTCAACAAGGCTTCGAAGGTCAAAGGGGAAACTCGGGTCCGCGACTGGGAGGTGCTCGCGGGCGCGGACACGGAGGTCGTCCACCGCGAGTACGGCTGCGAATTCTTGCTGGATCTCGCCGAGGTGTACTTCTCGCCGCGACTCGCGACCGAGCGCAATCGAGTCGTCGAGCAAGTCACCGCGGATGAGCACGTCTTCGACATGTTCGCCGGCGTCGGCCCGTTCGTGATCCCGTTCGCGAAACGCGGCGCCGAGTGCGTCGGCGTCGACGTCAATCCAGAAGCGATCGACTACCTGCGGGAGAACGCGCGCCGCAACGGCGTCGAAGACAGGGTGACGGCGACCTGCGACGACGTTCGCGAGGTCGCGCCCGGGTACGAGGGCTGGGCCGACCGCATCGTGATGAACCTCCCCCACAGCGCCGACGAGTTCCTCGAGGCGGCCGTCACCGTCGCGGGCGACGACTGCGTGCTCCACTACTACGACATCCAGCACGAGGACGACCCGTTCGGCCCCGGCGAGCGGGCGATCCGCGAAGCCGCCGAACCGACGTACGACGTTTCGGTGGAGACGGAACGGGTCGTTCGCTCCTACGCGCCCCACGAACTGAACGTCTGCCTGGACGTCCGACTCGAGCGTTGA